One Anopheles marshallii chromosome 3, idAnoMarsDA_429_01, whole genome shotgun sequence genomic region harbors:
- the LOC128712302 gene encoding cilia- and flagella-associated protein 57: MEKNNRSKQISIVPKNAYGLRTDIQGNVHFTLKQEIIYPVAGVLAIHDFTTNKQKFLRFPQNCHPQRIVLSPNRKFIAVVERTNDNKSMVNVYEIETLRKRKTLQLPADCPNTQIGNVCFTHDSRGVAVLSVEPDAFLSIFSFDKNDSLIIGRASNSSQQGQAVYLSCNPNDATIVAVGGYYMLKIMNRTDKGFGQIGTIKGDDLLITSMTWLSSDVLAAGTAETEIIFVESGELKIRQRADMIETVDLSGEGDTDLGATTSAEVVGLKHEVLCLTQFEKGFLYAIHNVVHVFERESNYNFRKKSVIRVPVTLYDETQYKIMNVAVNEEQDTIVVATMHSQLYIGMLIVPETLKISELVFQNLGEPLHINGIIGMAVCSWKPIVMTASRDLTIRVWNYETMKVELVKKYQIEIGVIALHPSGFFAAVGFIDLLRLLQIQLDDLKETKSFNLASCTQLQFSNQGHLLAAAHGKMITLICIFTFEVVQTLKGHNGSILSLAWSTDDGVLVSGGNDGAIYKWNVVTGERLEEVVQKGIQYRSIALTSDAHSVYSITNTGLIREVAKSDIAREFKIPELTALTDMALARSDAILFVGSIKGHLYNVQVPLVDTSSGNCTNFRFFNTKVTKICITYDDCTLITAADDGTLIIWRILNNEGKTARHAPELGKCSDVLIARQELIEKNESINTLEMRIQQQSMEFQYKMKQGDAFHSEQMRDIHKDYCAAIENLKKKNIEMEQAHTEEFNLITASIAQGKEDHQKEMMDFEAQFHEKIIMEYDKLTSMKNKMDTMREEYEVKLRRSAGCLQDTIESMEADQKRLQNEKQEIIENMLKDMERKRAEFDEYCRQVDVDNDRHKVELQLQYEKKLQEEEENSIKWRGEAGVLKKKFSTLSREAEAYRKEIETMQAQHGKFQQSIRQHQREIDGLRKELAERDGTIRDKDRKVFELGKKNSELEKYKQVLSMKITELKAQIEPKEREIKEKKEFILEMEKKLEELQQNNKQYELQLQELRDKYCGIDLELRRERNRFRASKAQYQRLCGEIYNVSGLIQRPEQLKRSVKELCHRYSNDKELQKSLALDEDVQNEFLRQREYLERMTKNAKQKASSQRKDGGESLKLKKENMELLAELNMLREMLNEKQRDCTRMEALLGLSSKAISPRQAKEKLEKAVADRDALEAHHREQMAKLEEMVRALSNENQTLRSEMIAQTSRKTTTPTAGAN; the protein is encoded by the exons ATGGAGAAGAACAACCGCTCGAAGCAGATATCAATAGTACCCAAAAATGCGTACGGATTACGGACGGATATACAGGGGAACGTACATTTTACCCTCAAACAGGAAATTATCTATCCGGTTGCGGGAGTGCTGGCCATCCACGATTTTACCACCAACAAGCAGAAGTTTTTAAG ATTTCCTCAAAACTGCCATCCGCAACGGATTGTGTTAAGCCCCAACCGAAAGTTTATAGCCGTCGTCGAAAGAACTAACGATAA TAAATCGATGGTGAACGTGTACGAGATCGAAACGCTACGCAAGCGGAAAACCCTTCAACTGCCTGCGGACTGTCCGAATACGCAAATCGGTAACGTCTGCTTCACGCATGACTCTCGCGGAGTGGCGGTCCTGTCCGTCGAACCGGACGCATTCCTCTCGATCTTTTCGTTCGACAAGAACGATTCGCTTATCATCGGCCGTGCGTCCAACTCGAGCCAGCAGGGCCAAGCGGTCTATCTATCCTGCAATCCCAACGATGCCACAATCGTTGCGGTCGGTGGTTACTACATGCTCAAAATTATGAACCGCACCGACAAGGGTTTCGGCCAGATTGGTACAATCAAGGGAGACGATCTGCTGATCACCTCCATGACGTGGCTATCGTCCGATGTGCTGGCGGCGGGTACGGCCGAAACGGAAATCATCTTCGTGGAGTCGGGCGAGCTGAAGATCCGTCAACGGGCCGACATGATCGAGACGGTGGATCTGTCCGGCGAGGGGGACACGGACCTTGGAGCGACCACTTCGGCGGAAGTTGTAGGGCTGAAGCACGAGGTGCTATGTTTGACGCAGTTCGAGAAGGGTTTCCTGTACGCGATCCACAACGTGGTGCACGTGTTCGAGCGGGAATCGAACTATAACTTCCGGAAGAAGTCCGTCATACGGGTGCCGGTGACGCTGTACGATGAGACGCAGTACAAGATCATGAACGTGGCGGTTAACGAGGAGCAGGATACGATTGTGGTCGCGACGATGCACTCGCAGCTGTACATCGGTATGCTGATCGTACCGGAAACGCTTAAGATCAGCGAGCTGGTGTTTCAGAACCTTGGTGAACCGTTGCACATTAACGGCATTATCGGGATGGCCGTCTGCTCGTGGAAGCCGATCGTTATGACCGCGT CTCGCGATTTGACGATACGCGTGTGGAACTACGAAACGATGAAGGTGGAGCTGGTGAAGAAGTACCAGATCGAAATTGGCGTCATTGCTCTACATCCGTCCGGGTTCTTCGCCGCCGTGGGCTTTATCGATCTGCTCCGATTGCTGCAAATTCAACTGGACGATCTGAAGGAAACGAAGAGCTTCAATCTAGCGAGCTGTACTCAGCTACAGTTCTCTAACCAGGGACATCTGTTGGCCGCTGCCCACGGGAAAATGATTACGCTTATCTGCATCTTCACGTTCGAGGTGGTGCAAACGTTGAAGGGACACAATGGCAGCATTCTGAGCCTGGCCTGGTCAACGGATGATGGAGTGCTGGTGTCCGGTGGTAACGATGGAGCGATCTACAAATGGAACGTCGTGACTGGTGAGCGATTGGAGGAGGTCGTACAGAAAGGCATTCAGTATCGTTCGATAGCGCTCACCAGTGATGCACACTCGGTGTATTCCATCACCAACACTGGGCTAATCCGGGAAGTTGCCAAGTCAGATATT GCAAGAGAGTTCAAAATTCCCGAATTGACTGCACTTACCGATATGGCACTGGCCCGGTCTGATGCGATCTTGTTCGTAGGCAGCATCAAGGGACACCTGTACAATGTGCAAGTCCCGTTGGTCGATACCAGCAGCGGCAACTGTACCAACTTCCGCTTTTTCAACACCAAAGTTACGAAGATTTGCATCACGTACGATGATTGCACGCTGATAACGGCGGCCGACGACGGAACACTGATCATCTGGCGCATCCTGAACAACGAGGGTAAGACGGCACGTCATGCGCCGGAGTTGGGGAAATGTTCGGATGTGCTGATCGCACGCCAGGAACTGATCGAAAAGAACGAATCCATCAACACACTGGAGATGCGAATTCAACAGCAAAGCATGGAGTTCCAGTACAAGATGAAGCAGGGCGATGCGTTCCATTCGGAGCAGATGCGTGACATCCACAAGGACTATTGTGCTGCTATTGAGAACCTTAAG AAAAAGAATATCGAGATGGAACAGGCACACACGGAGGAGTTCAACCTGATCACGGCCAGCATTGCACAGGGCAAGGAGGACCACCAGAAGGAGATGATGGACTTTGAGGCTCAGTTCCACGAAAAGATTATCATGGAGTACGACAAGCTGACGAGCATGAAGAACAAAATGGACACGATGCGGGAGGAGTACGAGGTTAAGCTGCGCCGCTCAGCGGGTTGTTTGCAGGACACTATAG AATCGATGGAAGCTGACCAAAAAAGACTTCAAAACGAGAAGCAAGAGATCATCGAAAACATGCTGAAGGATATGGAGCGCAAGCGTGCCGAATTCGACGAGTACTGCCGGCAGGTGGACGTCGACAACGATAGACACAAGGTGGAACTGCAGCTGCAGTACGAGAAAAAGCTCCaggaagaggaggaaaatTCCATCAAGTGGCGGGGCGAGGCAGGCGTGCTGAAGAAGAAATTCTCCACGCTAAGCCGCGAGGCGGAAGCGTACCGGAAGGAGATTGAAACGATGCAAGCCCAGCACGGTAAGTTCCAGCAGAGCATCCGGCAGCACCAGCGCGAAATAGACGGTCTGCGCAAGGAGTTGGCCGAACGGGATGGTACAATACGCGACAAGGATCGGAAGGTGTTTGAGCTGGGGAAGAAAAATTCCGAGCTGGAAAAGTATAAACAGGTGCTGTCGATGAAAATCACCGAGCTGAAGGCACAGATCGAACCGAAGGAGCGCGAAATCAAGGAGAAGAAAGAGTTCATACTGGAGATGGAAAAAAAGCTGGAGGAGCTGCAACAGAACAACAAGCAGTACGAGTTGCAGCTGCAGGAACTTCGCGACAAGTACTGCGGCATAGATCTGGAGTTGCGTCGCGAGCGGAATCGGTTCCGTGCCTCCAAAGCCCAGTACCAACGGTTGTGCGGTGAGATCTACAACGTGTCCGGATTGATACAACGCCCCGAGCAGTTGAAACGCAGCGTCAAGGAACTTTGCCACCGGTACTCGAATGACAAGGAGCTGCAAAAGTCACTCGCACTAGACGAGGACGTGCAGAACGAGTTTCTGCGCCAGCGAGAATATCTCGAACGTATGACCAAGAACGCCAAACAGAAGGCCAGCAGCCAGCGCAAGGATGGCGGAGAATCGCTAAAgctgaagaaggaaaacatggAACTGCTGGCGGAGTTGAACATGCTGCGTGAAATGCTGAACGAAAAGCAAAGGGACTGTACGCGGATGGAGGCACTACTGGGGCTGTCCAGTAAGGCGATCTCTCCACgacaagcgaaagaaaagctaGAGAAAGCGGTTGCG GATCGCGATGCACTAGAGGCACATCATCGGGAACAGATGGCCAAATTGGAGGAAATGGTACGGGCACTGTCGAACGAAAATCAAACCTTACGGTCGGAAATGATTGCCCAAACTTctcgcaaaacaacaacaccaactgCTGGTGCTAACTAA
- the LOC128712076 gene encoding gamma-secretase subunit pen-2, translated as MDLSRAPNERKLYLCKWYFKAGFALLPFLWSINTIWFFNEAFRKPAYDEQKEIKKYVIFSLVGSLVWIVAIISWVVTFQLKRTEWGEFADNISFIIPLGQA; from the exons ATGGATCTGTCGCGTGCaccaaacgaaagaaaactgtATCTGTGCAAGTGGTACTTTAAAG CCGGATTTGCGCTACTTCCCTTTCTGTGGTCCATAAACACGATCTGGTTCTTCAATGAAGCGTTTCGCAAACCAGCTTACGATGAGCAGAAGGAGATTAAGAAAT ATGTGATATTCTCGCTCGTAGGATCGTTAGTGTGGATTGTTGCCATCATTTCGTGGGTTGTCACATTCCAGCTAAAGCGAACCGAATGGGGAGAGTTTGCCGACAACATCAGCTTTATCATACCGCTAGGGCAAGCGTGA